The Paraburkholderia largidicola DNA segment CCGCGACGCTGAAGTTGAAGAAGCCGCCGGGAAAGAACGAGCGGATCATCGGCGTGATCATCGGCCACGCGCAGTTGATCTGCAGCACGACGATGTCGCCGGGATTGCCGAACATGCTCGACGTATAGCTCGCGTCGCTCGCATAGCTCTGCGCCTTACCGCTGTTGACGGTGATCGCGTAGCTCGGATTGACGAGGGGATACAGGCCCATCGACTGATCCTTGATCTCCTGAATCACGGCGAGATAGCGCTGCGGATTCTTCTGGTTCGGGTCGAGCCCCGTCTGTCCCGTCACCGCGTAGCGCGCGCCTTCGCGCACCGCGTATTGCATGGTCAGGTTCACCCACAGCGCGACGCCGAGATCCATCACCATGCACAGCAGAAAGAACAGTATCGGCGCGATAAACGCGAATTCGAGCGTCGCGACGCCAAGCTGCCTGCGGCGGCGTCCCAGGGACCGGCTCGCGCGGGTCACTCGCAGATGAGGACGCGTGGTTTTCATCGTGTCTCTCCCGCAGTGGGTTCAGTGCATGCCGCCCATCGTCGGCAGCAGTTGCCGGACGACCTGCATCGCAGCGGGCCCGATCAGCACCATGATCAGCGTCGGAAAAATGCAGAACATCAGCGGAAAGAGCAGCTTGAGCGCGATCTTCGCGGCCAGTTCTTCGGCGCGCAGCCGGCGTTTGGTGCGCAGCGTGTCGATGAACACGCGCAGCGAATCGCCGACGCTCGTGCCGAAGCGGTCCGCCTGGATCAGCATCGACGTAAGCGTGTCGATGTCCTCGACGCCCGTGCGCAGCGCGAGATTGCGCAACGCCTTGTCGCGGCCCGCACCCGCACGCAGTTCGAGCAGCACCAGTTCCAGCTCTTCCTTCAATGCGTGGCTCTTCACGCCGATTTCCTCGGCGACGCGCTGCATCGCCGCGTCCAGACCGAGGCCCGCTTCGACGCAGACGGTCATGAGGTCGAGCGCATCGGGCAGGTCTTCGAACAGGCTGCGCCGACGCTGCTCGATCAGACGGTTCAGCACCACGTTCGGCAGATAGAAGCCGAGCGCCGCCATCGAGAGCGTCGCCATCAGCAGGAATTTCTGCGCGTCGGGGCCAGCGAACAGCGTCATGCCGAGCAGCGCGAGCGCGGGCAGCACGAGCGCGAGCAGCGTCTTCGCGGCAAAGTAGATCGCCGGCGCGGTCTCGCTGCGCATGCCCGCATTCGCGAAGCGCCGACGCAGCGCGGACTTGTCCCAGTCGTCCTTCGGCAGCGACAGCTTCGCGACCCGATGCGAGACTTTCGTGACCGTTTCCATCCACGCCGGGCTGTCGTCGGCGTCCATGCCGGGCGTACCTGCCGCGGCCCCCATCGCACCCGCCGCCGACGACGCCGCAATACCGTCGATACGGCGCTTCAGCGGATCGGGACGCAGCAGCGACATCGCCTTCCACGCTGCGCCGAACACGATCACGAACATCGCGGCCAGCACGGCAAGCTGTTCGGTTTCCATGATTTCCCCGTTTTGTTGCGTCGTTATCTGTTCGCGTCTTCGTCGGCTGCTACACGCGGATGCGCACCGTCCTGCGCAGCCACAGAATGCCGAAGAACATCATCGCCATGGCGATGCCCGCGATCTTCTGGCCCGTCGGGTCTTCCCAGAACACCTTGCAGTAGTCGGGGTTCAACACCGACAACGCGGCGATCACGGCAAACGGCAGCAGCCCCAGAATCCACGCGGACATGCGACCTTCCGCCGACAGCACGCGCACCTTGCCGAGCAGCTTGAGCCGTTCGCGGATGATGCCGGCGATGTTGCCGAGAATCTCCGCGAGATTGCCGCCCGCCTCGCGCTGGATCAGCACGGCGATCACGAAGTAGCGCACGTCGTCGACGGGCACGCGGCTCACCAGATTCATCAGCGCGTCGCTCATCGACACGCCGTAGTTGATTTCATCGAAGGCGATGCGGAACTCGCCGCCAAGCGGATTCGGCAACTCGTCGCCCACCATGCCGAGCGCGGCGGGAAACGAATGGCCGGCGCGCAGCGCGCGGGCGATCAGATCGGCGGCATCAGGCAGCTGGCGTTCGAGTTGCACGATGCGCTTCGCGCGCTTGCCGCGCAGATATACGAGCGGCAGCAGCGCGGCCGCGCCCGCCACCGCGAGCGCGATCGCAAACGGCAGATGCATCGCGCTCACGCCGAACACGAGTCCCGCGAACCCGAATGCAACGGTATAGCCGACGAAGCGCCCGACCGACCACGTCAACCCCGACTGCTGCAGGTACAGATCGAGCCGATGCACGCGCGGCATGCGCATCAACATGCGTGTGAAAGTCGGCGATTCGCTCAGCAGGCGCTGCTTGAGAATCGACATCTGTTCGCCGCTGACGTGGCCGCCTGCCGACATCGCGCGAATCCGCGCGTCCATGCGCTTGACGACCGGGCCGTGGTGGCTGTTCCAGTACAGGTACACGCCCTCGATCAGCAGCACGACCGCGACGAAGCCGAGAACGGCAAAAGCCAGCAGTGTCGTATCCATTTGCGCCTCCCTGGCGTCAGGCCCAGCGTCAGACTTCGAAACGCCGCGACGGATCGAACATCTGATCCGGCAACGCGAGGCCGAACGCGGCAAGCCGGTCGGCAAACTTGGGCCGCACGCCTGTCGCGCAGAAGTAGCCCTTGACCGTGCCGTCTTCCGCCACGCCCGTGCGCTTGAACGTGAAGATTTCCTGCATGTTGATGATCTCGCCTTCCATCCCGGTGATTTCCGAAATGCTCATCAGCTTGCGGCGGCCGTCCGTCAGACGCGACGCCTGCACCACCACGGTGATGGCCGATGCGATCTGCTGACGCATCGCCTTGATCGGCATCGTCAGGCCCGCCATGCCTACCATGTTTTCGAGGCGCGAGAGCGCATCGCGCGGCGTGTTCGCATGCAGCGTCGCCATCGATCCTTCGTGGCCCGTGTTCATCGCGTGCAGCATGTCGAGCGCTTCCGCGCCGCGCACTTCGCCGAGCACGATGCGGTCGGGGCGCATCCGCAATGCGTTCTTCACCAGCGAGCGCTGCGAGATTTCGCCCTTGCCCTCGATGTTCGGCGGCCGCGTTTCCAGCCGCAGCACGTGTTCCTGGCGCAGTTGCAGTTCCGCGGCATCTTCGATCGTGACGATGCGTTCGTCGTTGGGAATGAAGCCCGACAGCAGGTTGAGCATCGTGGTCTTGCCGCTGCCCGTGCCGCCCGAGATCAGCACGTTGAGCTTGGCCTTGATGAGCGCTTCGAGCAGTTGCGCCATCGCGGGCGTGAAGGTCTGGTTCTTCACCATGTCGTCCACTTTCAGCGGATTCACGGCGAAGCGCCGGATCGACACGAGCGGCCCGTCGATCGCGGAAGGCGGAATGATCGCGTTCACGCGCGAGCCGTCGGGCAGGCGCGCGTCGACCATCGGCGTCGATTCGTCGATACGCCGGCCGACACGCGACACGATGCGCTCGATGATCTTCATCAGATGCGCGTCGTCCAGGAACGTGATGTCGGTGTGTTCGAGCTTGCCGCGCCGTTCCACGTAGACGTGCCGCGGCGTGTTGACGAGTATGTCCGACACGGTCGGGTCGGCGAGCAGCGGTTCGAGCGGGCCGAGGCCGAACATTTCGTCGTGCACGTCCTGCGCGAGGCGGCGCCGCTCGAGTTCGTTCATCGGAATCTTGTCTTCATCGACGATGCGTTCGACCAGTTGCGCGAGTTCGCGTTTGGTCTGCTCGGGCGTAAGGCGTTGCAGCTTGTCGAGTTCGACACGGTCGATGATCTTCTCGTGCACGTTCATCTTCAGCTGTTGATACGCGCGGCGCGCGGCGATGCTTTCGGCGCTGTTGCCTGCGGTGGCCGCCGTCGCCGTGTCGAACGGCGTCGATCCGCTCTGCAGTTTCAGTTGATCGCGCAATGACATGGTGTCGCTCCCCGGTTCTTGTTGAATGGCGCGGGCCGCTTCAGAGATTGGTCTTCAGTTGCGGCACGTCGCGCGGCTTCTGCGCAAAGAGCCGCGCGAGGCCGCCCTTCTTCTCTTTCTGCGGCGCGGGCCACAACGTGTGCGCGAACGCGACGATGTCCTGCGCGAGCGCGCTGCCCTTGGCGATGCTCATGATGGGCAGCCCCTGATCCAGCGCCGCGCCCGCATGTTTGTCGTCGCGCGCGAAGCGATGCGCGACGCTCATGCCGAAGCTCTGCTCGAACGTCTGCAGGTTGACGGGCGCGTGCTTGTCGTACTGGTTCACGAGCACGCTGACCTTGCCCGTCGCGTAGCCGAGTTCGTGAAAGATGTCGAGCATGCGGCGGCCCGTGCGCAGATACAGCACGCTCTGGCGCACCAGCATGCAGATGCGGTCGCTCTGGTCGAGCACGTGAATCGCGAGCGGATTGATGCCGAGGCCGAGATCGACGATCACCGCGTCATACTGCGAGCGCGCGAGCGTCAGCACGCGTTCGAGCTGCGCGGGGCGCAACTCGCCTGCGCGGATCGGATCGCCCGCGCCCGCGAGCACGTCGAGGTTGTCGTTGACGTGCATCACGCAGGCGTCGAAGAACGCGTTGTCGAGCCGGTCGATTTGCCCACAGAGATCGGCGAGCGTCGCGGCGGGCGTCTGGTCCGACATCAGCAGGCTCGCGTCGGCGAACTGCTGGTTCGCATCGACGAGCAGCACGCGCTTGCCGCGCTGCGTCGCGAGCGCATGCGCGAGATTCATCGCGATGAAACTCGTGCCCGTTCCGCCCTTGCACGACGTCAGCGCCACGACGCGCCCTTCGCGGCGCGCGCCCGCCGTCTTCTTGCCCCACACGTGCGAAAGCTCGGCGGCGAACGCCTGCGCGTCGAGCGGCCACGGCAGCACATGGCGCACGCCTGCGCGCATGGCGGCCATCAGCAGGGCCGTCGAGGGCGCGGGCGTCACCAGCATGCAGCTCAGTTGCGGCACGTGCGCGACGGCCTCTTCGATCGATGCCATGTCTTGCGGCTCGAGACCGACATCGTCGACGATCAGCAGATCCGCCGACTTGATCGACGCCGCGTGCGTGCGCAGATGCCGCACCGAGCCGTGCACGGCCCGCACGCGATGCGCGACGCCGCATCCTTCTAGCAGTTGCTCGATATGGCGCGAGCGGTCTGGGCCCGATGAGATGAGGAGGATGTCGATCATGTTCAGTCTCCGCGTGCGGGGCGTGGGGTGTCGTGCGTCGTTTCTGTTGCGGTTGCGATTACGGTTGCGTGTGCGGCGCGCCCGATCAGTTCGAGACGGGCAGGCCGACCGCGAACACGTTGATGGGCGGCGGCGGCGTCGTGAACGACTTCGCGTAGTTCTTCTGGATCGCGTGAGCCGTCGAGCCGTCGACGCCCGCCACCGGGTCGGTGTTCATGCCCGCGTTCGGATTCAGCGTCTGCATTTCCTTCAGCTGCGAGACGGAACTGCCGAACGTCTCGTCCCAGTGCGGCGTCGAGGTCAGGCAGCCGGCGAGCGTCAGGCTCGCTGCTGCGCACAGCGACGCGCGGATCAATGTCTGGATGGTTTTCATGTCGGTCTCCCGTGTTCGTCAGATGCGCGTCGCGTTCACTGCGTGCGGCGCACGTCGTTGGCTTCGCGTGCTTCCTGGGTGCCGGACGGCGCGGCGGACTTTGCCTCGAGCGGCTGCGCGCTCACGCTCGCCGTCTGCACGGCGGCCGTATGCACGGTTCCGTCCGTCGGTTCGGTGCGCGTGACGGGCGCCGTTCCGTCGCCGTCGCTGCTGCCCGTCGAGCGCGGCGTGGCGGGCGCACGGATCGCGTCGGCAGCGGGCTGGGTGCGCTCCGGTGCCGGTACGGGCGACGGCGCCGTCGTGCCTTGCGACGTGATGACGGGTGTCAGCACCACGGGCGCAGCCGTGCCTGTCGTGGCAATCGCACCGCCCTTCACCGGGATCGGCGACGGAATCGCGGCACCCGTCGACGGCGTCATCGGCTCGGCGGCAGGCTGCGGCTTCTTGCCTTCCATGTTGCCCGTGAAGAACACGCCCGCTTCCGTGACCTTGCCGAAGTGATCGGTCGGCAGCGGATAGTTCTGCGGCAGCGGCTTCGCGAGACGCGGCGTCACGACGAACACCAGTTCCGTCTTGTCCTCCTGGAAGTTCGTGCTGCGGAACAGCGCGCCGAGCACGGGCACTTCGCCGAGGCCCGGCAGGCCCTTGAGCGTGCCCGTCACGTTGCTCTTCATCAGGCCGCCGATCGCGAAGCTCTGGCCGTCGTAGACCTGCAGCGTGGTCGACGCGCGGCGCGTCGTGATGAGGGGCAGCACGGCCGTCGTGCTGACCGTGCCCGCCGTCACGGCGACGCCCGTCGGCGACAGCTCCGACACTTCCGGCGAAACCTTCAGATTGATGCGGCCGTTATCGAGCACGGTCGGCGTGAAGGTCAAACCGACACCGAACGTTTCTTCCTGCAGGATGATCGTCGAGCCCGCTGCGCCGTTGCTTTGCGGCACCGGGATAAAGACCTTGCCGCCCGCGAGGAAGCTCGCTTCCTGGCCGCTGATCGCCATCAGGTTCGGCTCGGCAAGGACCTTGACGAGCTGGTCGGTCTTCTGCGCGTCGAACGCGAAATTCAGCGGCTTGTTGTTCGTCTTCGAGCCGATCAGCGCACCCATGCCGCCCGACAGGAAATCGGCGAGCAGGCCGAAGCTCCAGCTGCCCGTGCCGCCCTGGATGTTGGCGGCCATGCCGAGCTGGTCGATCAGCGTCTTCGACACTTCGGCCACCTTCACTTCGAGCATCACCTGCTGCGGCGCGGCCACGTGCATCATGTTGACGATGCGTTCGTTGTTGCCATTGCCCGATGCGCCCGCCGTCTTCATCACGGCGGGAATCATCGCGCCACCCTGCGCGCCTGCCCCGTTGGCGGGCGCGGCGACGGGCACGGGCGCGGTCTGGCGCGATACATAGGCGTGCGCCAGTTCGACGATGCGCTCGGCCTTCACCGAGTCGGACACGGTGCCCGTCAGCACGAGCGTGTCGGCGGCCGCCTTGACCTGCACGCCCGTCTCTTCGGGCATCAGGACGGCGAGCGTCTGCTGCAGGCCGCCGGGATCGGCGCCGACGGCGACGTCGATGATCGTGCACGAGCCGCTTCTGCCCTGCACGATCATGTTGGTCGTGCCGACATCGGTGCCGAGCAGATAGAGCGTTTGCGACGACACGAGCATCGCCTGCACGATCGACGGATTACCGACCGTGCGCGTCTTCACCGACTCGCGGATGTTGACCATCTGCGACTTGCCGACGGGAATCGTCACGCTCTGGTGATCGGCGATCGTGCCCGTGCAGTTCGGACCCCGGCCGCCCTGCGTCACGCCTGCCGCGGCCGCTGGCGCGGCGCCGCTCATGCCGATCGTCAGATGCACGGCGCCGCCGTTCGACGCCATGCTCATCGGCAGCGGCGCCTGGCCCGGCAGCCCGGCTTCCTGGCTCACGGCCTGCGTAGCGGGCAGCGCCCACAATGCGGCGCCGATCAGACCGCAGGCGCTGGCCTGCGCGAGACGCGAGCGGCGCGCAAACGTTGCGGCTTGCGTCGTAGCGCGCTCAGGCCTTGCATGCGCGCGCTGATTCTCTGTGGCATTCATGTCCTTCCCCCGTATTGGCGCCGTTGTCTGGTCTCGTCACGGCTTGCGGTTTCGCGCCTGGTTCTATGCCCGCGCTGTTGTCGCGAATTTCGTGTCGCTCAAAAACATTCCTGTCTGGCCTGCGATCCGTCGATCACGCTCACGCAGTTCGACGGCGCCCGCGCGACGATCTTGCGCACCACCGGCTTCGGCGCGGGCGCTGCCGGCGCGGGCGGCGCGGCGACGGGAATCTTCAGCAACGACGCCTTGGTCGCGCCCGCCGTCGTTGCGTCCTGCGGATCGACCTGGTTGCGCAGCACGAGCGACAGCGAACCGATGCTGCGTGCGAGGTCGATCTTTTCGGCCTGCTCGGGCGTGACTTCGAGCGTCACGGCATCGACGACCTTCGGTTTGGTTTCGTCGCGGCCCGCTTCCTGCGCGACGGCCAGAACGAGAATCTTTTCGAGCACGATCTTCGAGATGTTCTGGTCGCGTCCCTGCACCGCGCCGTCCTTGTTGTCCTTCTCGGTGTTGACGAGAATGTCGACGTAGTTGCCCGGCAGCGCGAAGCCCGCGACACCGATCACGTCGTTCACGCGCACCGTGATCGCGCGCTTGCCTTCGTTGATGACGGCCGACAGCCCGCCGAGCGTGCCCACGGGCGAGAGCTTCGCCTCCAGCACGGGTTCGCCGCGCGACAGGCTCGCCTTCAGCACGCGGCCTTCGAGCTTCTTCACATCGTTGAAGGTGCCGGGCGGCACGCTGCCGGCAGGCCAGTCGGATACCTTCAGCATGTCGGGCGAAACGCGCTGGCCGAGACTCATGTCGGCCGACGCGATCACCACCTTGGTCGTGGTCGTCGACGACTGCTGCACCATCCAGCGCGACGCGAACACCACGGCCGCAAGACCGGCCGCCGTCGCGACGACCAACATCACCAACGCGCGAGCGTTCTTCATGTCGTTCTCCTGACTCTCGCCGTCGGCGACGGCGCTCTAGGGATCGTGTTGCAGGGATTGGGCAGTGAGTCTGTCCGTCAGTCCATCAGATCGCGGTCGCGGTCCGGCGGGCTGCAGGCATCGTCTTCGTCCATGCTTGCGACGCGCTCTTGTGCGGGCAGCTGCAAGGCGGCGCGCAACGGCGCGGCTTGCTGCGCGCGGCGTTCCGCTTCGCGCTTTGCCACCCACCGCGCGACGACGAGT contains these protein-coding regions:
- a CDS encoding TadE/TadG family type IV pilus assembly protein; translation: MKTTRPHLRVTRASRSLGRRRRQLGVATLEFAFIAPILFFLLCMVMDLGVALWVNLTMQYAVREGARYAVTGQTGLDPNQKNPQRYLAVIQEIKDQSMGLYPLVNPSYAITVNSGKAQSYASDASYTSSMFGNPGDIVVLQINCAWPMITPMIRSFFPGGFFNFSVAATMRNEGF
- a CDS encoding type II secretion system F family protein codes for the protein METEQLAVLAAMFVIVFGAAWKAMSLLRPDPLKRRIDGIAASSAAGAMGAAAGTPGMDADDSPAWMETVTKVSHRVAKLSLPKDDWDKSALRRRFANAGMRSETAPAIYFAAKTLLALVLPALALLGMTLFAGPDAQKFLLMATLSMAALGFYLPNVVLNRLIEQRRRSLFEDLPDALDLMTVCVEAGLGLDAAMQRVAEEIGVKSHALKEELELVLLELRAGAGRDKALRNLALRTGVEDIDTLTSMLIQADRFGTSVGDSLRVFIDTLRTKRRLRAEELAAKIALKLLFPLMFCIFPTLIMVLIGPAAMQVVRQLLPTMGGMH
- a CDS encoding type II secretion system F family protein, whose translation is MDTTLLAFAVLGFVAVVLLIEGVYLYWNSHHGPVVKRMDARIRAMSAGGHVSGEQMSILKQRLLSESPTFTRMLMRMPRVHRLDLYLQQSGLTWSVGRFVGYTVAFGFAGLVFGVSAMHLPFAIALAVAGAAALLPLVYLRGKRAKRIVQLERQLPDAADLIARALRAGHSFPAALGMVGDELPNPLGGEFRIAFDEINYGVSMSDALMNLVSRVPVDDVRYFVIAVLIQREAGGNLAEILGNIAGIIRERLKLLGKVRVLSAEGRMSAWILGLLPFAVIAALSVLNPDYCKVFWEDPTGQKIAGIAMAMMFFGILWLRRTVRIRV
- a CDS encoding CpaF family protein, whose product is MSLRDQLKLQSGSTPFDTATAATAGNSAESIAARRAYQQLKMNVHEKIIDRVELDKLQRLTPEQTKRELAQLVERIVDEDKIPMNELERRRLAQDVHDEMFGLGPLEPLLADPTVSDILVNTPRHVYVERRGKLEHTDITFLDDAHLMKIIERIVSRVGRRIDESTPMVDARLPDGSRVNAIIPPSAIDGPLVSIRRFAVNPLKVDDMVKNQTFTPAMAQLLEALIKAKLNVLISGGTGSGKTTMLNLLSGFIPNDERIVTIEDAAELQLRQEHVLRLETRPPNIEGKGEISQRSLVKNALRMRPDRIVLGEVRGAEALDMLHAMNTGHEGSMATLHANTPRDALSRLENMVGMAGLTMPIKAMRQQIASAITVVVQASRLTDGRRKLMSISEITGMEGEIINMQEIFTFKRTGVAEDGTVKGYFCATGVRPKFADRLAAFGLALPDQMFDPSRRFEV
- a CDS encoding AAA family ATPase; this encodes MIDILLISSGPDRSRHIEQLLEGCGVAHRVRAVHGSVRHLRTHAASIKSADLLIVDDVGLEPQDMASIEEAVAHVPQLSCMLVTPAPSTALLMAAMRAGVRHVLPWPLDAQAFAAELSHVWGKKTAGARREGRVVALTSCKGGTGTSFIAMNLAHALATQRGKRVLLVDANQQFADASLLMSDQTPAATLADLCGQIDRLDNAFFDACVMHVNDNLDVLAGAGDPIRAGELRPAQLERVLTLARSQYDAVIVDLGLGINPLAIHVLDQSDRICMLVRQSVLYLRTGRRMLDIFHELGYATGKVSVLVNQYDKHAPVNLQTFEQSFGMSVAHRFARDDKHAGAALDQGLPIMSIAKGSALAQDIVAFAHTLWPAPQKEKKGGLARLFAQKPRDVPQLKTNL
- a CDS encoding type II and III secretion system protein family protein, translated to MNATENQRAHARPERATTQAATFARRSRLAQASACGLIGAALWALPATQAVSQEAGLPGQAPLPMSMASNGGAVHLTIGMSGAAPAAAAGVTQGGRGPNCTGTIADHQSVTIPVGKSQMVNIRESVKTRTVGNPSIVQAMLVSSQTLYLLGTDVGTTNMIVQGRSGSCTIIDVAVGADPGGLQQTLAVLMPEETGVQVKAAADTLVLTGTVSDSVKAERIVELAHAYVSRQTAPVPVAAPANGAGAQGGAMIPAVMKTAGASGNGNNERIVNMMHVAAPQQVMLEVKVAEVSKTLIDQLGMAANIQGGTGSWSFGLLADFLSGGMGALIGSKTNNKPLNFAFDAQKTDQLVKVLAEPNLMAISGQEASFLAGGKVFIPVPQSNGAAGSTIILQEETFGVGLTFTPTVLDNGRINLKVSPEVSELSPTGVAVTAGTVSTTAVLPLITTRRASTTLQVYDGQSFAIGGLMKSNVTGTLKGLPGLGEVPVLGALFRSTNFQEDKTELVFVVTPRLAKPLPQNYPLPTDHFGKVTEAGVFFTGNMEGKKPQPAAEPMTPSTGAAIPSPIPVKGGAIATTGTAAPVVLTPVITSQGTTAPSPVPAPERTQPAADAIRAPATPRSTGSSDGDGTAPVTRTEPTDGTVHTAAVQTASVSAQPLEAKSAAPSGTQEAREANDVRRTQ
- the cpaB gene encoding Flp pilus assembly protein CpaB, whose product is MKNARALVMLVVATAAGLAAVVFASRWMVQQSSTTTTKVVIASADMSLGQRVSPDMLKVSDWPAGSVPPGTFNDVKKLEGRVLKASLSRGEPVLEAKLSPVGTLGGLSAVINEGKRAITVRVNDVIGVAGFALPGNYVDILVNTEKDNKDGAVQGRDQNISKIVLEKILVLAVAQEAGRDETKPKVVDAVTLEVTPEQAEKIDLARSIGSLSLVLRNQVDPQDATTAGATKASLLKIPVAAPPAPAAPAPKPVVRKIVARAPSNCVSVIDGSQARQECF